In one Solanum dulcamara chromosome 1, daSolDulc1.2, whole genome shotgun sequence genomic region, the following are encoded:
- the LOC129900895 gene encoding 40S ribosomal protein S2-3-like: MAERGGDRGGFGRGFGGRGGRGDRGGRGRGGRRPRRETEEEKWVPVTKLGRLVKDGKIRSLEQIYLHSLPIKEFQIIDTLIGPSLKDEVMKIMPVQKQTRAGQRTRFKAFVVVGDGNGHVGLGVKCSKEVATAIRGAIILAKLSVIPVRRGYWGNKIGKPHTVPCKVTGKCGSVTVRMVPAPRGAGIVAARVPKKVLQFAGIEDVFTSSRGSTKTLGNFVKATFDCLMKTYGFLTPDFWKETRFTKSPFQEYFDILAKPANKVIVYATEEAAPERVEA; encoded by the exons ATGGCGGAGAGAGGAGGAGACCGAGGTGGCTTCGGCCGTGGCTTCGGAGGACGAGGTGGAAGAGGAGACCGCGGTGGACGGGGACGTGGCGGCCGTCGTCCACGTCGTGAAACAGAGGAGGAGAAATGGGTTCCGGTCACAAAGCTAGGAAGGCTCGTGAAAGATGGCAAAATCCGCTCACTTGAGCAAATCTACCTTCACTCACTCCCAATCAAGGAGTTTCAAATCATCGATACCCTCATCGGACCATCTCTCAAGGACGAGGTGATGAAAATCATGCCGGTTCAGAAGCAAACCCGTGCCGGACAGAGAACCAGGTTCAAGGCGTTTGTTGTCGTCGGTGACGGGAATGGTCACGTTGGTTTGGGTGTCAAGTGCTCGAAGGAAGTCGCCACTGCTATTCGTGGAGCAATTATATTGGCTAAGCTATCTGTGATTCCAGTGAGGAGAGGTTACTGGGGTAACAAGATTGGGAAGCCACACACTGTGCCTTGCAAGGTTACAGGGAAATGTGGGTCTGTTACTGTCAGGATGGTGCCTGCTCCTCGTGGTGCTGGTATTGTGGCTGCTCGTGTCCCCAAGAAGGTCCTTCAGTTTGCTGGTATTGAAGATGTCTTCACATCTTCTCGTGGATCCACCAAAACCCTTGGCAACTTCGTTAAG GCTACCTTTGATTGTTTAATGAAGACTTATGGGTTCCTGACCCCAGACTTCTGGAAAGAGACTCGCTTTACCAAATCTCCATTCCAAGAGTACTTTGATATCTTGGCAAAACCTGCCAATAAGGTTATTGTCTACGCCACTGAGGAGGCAGCTCCTGAGAGAGTTGAGGCTTGA